In the genome of Bacteroidota bacterium, the window GGGGCCGCGACAAGCATTGCGGTGAAAAATGTCTCACGAAACAGGTGGACTACGAATTCGACAGTCATGTCATCTCCTTACTGAAAGCTCTGCATCAGCGATTTTACGACGAGGTGCCATCCATCAATCAGAACAAATAGCAATATCTTGAACGGCATTGAGATCATTGCCGGCGGCAACATCATCATACCCATCGACATGAGAATACTCGCAACCACCATGTCAATAATGATGAACGGAATGAACAGCATGAACCCTATCTGAAACCCGACGCGCAACTCGCTGATGGCATATGCCGGCACCAAAGCATACGTCGGCACTTCCTCGCGGCTCTTGGGCTTGTCGAGATTTGACAGACGGAGGAACAATCCCAAGTCTTCCTCCCGCGTTTGTTTGAACATGAACTCACGAATCGGTTCAACGCCTTTGTCGTACGCTTCCTCAAGAGTTATCTTCTTCTGAAAATACGGTTGAAGGGCGGAATCGTTTACCTTGTTCCACGTCGGAGCCATTACGAAGAATGTAAGAAACAACGCCAGCCCGATAAGAACCTGTGAGGGAGGCATTTGTGTCGTTCCCATTGCTTGTTTCAGAAAATGAAACACCACAATGATGCGTGTGAACGCGGTTGTCAGAATAAGAAGCGCCGGGGCAAGAGAAAGAATAGTCATCAGGAACAGAATCTGAAGCGTGATGGACACATCTTCCGGATTCGCCGTTTTGCCCACTTCGACCGAGAGTTTTGGAAGCGGCATGGGTTTGTTCTGGGCATACAACGCGCCCGCGAGAACAACACACGCAAGAACCATGAGCAGCAATCTTCTCGTCATCAGACCCCTTTCGCCGCCACTTTGCTGATTTGCGCCTTGAGCGCATCGGCAAATGAAACGGAGGTTGATTGCGAGGGTTTTCTTGTAAACCAACCGCCTTGTGCAGACTCACCGGCAAGCCGCTCGTCGATTTGACTCAGACTTGTTGCGTCGCTGATTTCGCCCAGCGAGTGCATCCCTTCTTCCGACACGCCTATCACGAGAACTTTGTCCATTACCTTGATCACACTGACCGAGCGTTTAGGCTGAATCATCAACGTTCCAATCACCTTCATCTCAACGATTTGGGATGATGAGGATTGACGTCCGTACATGTACTTCTTCATCACGACCACAACACCGATCATCAGCAAAATGACGGCACCGAGAGAGAGAAGAGACTTCACCACGATCCACTCCATCAGGAACCCAGTCCCTTTATGCGTTCCGCTGTCCCGACGAGACTTGTTACGCGGATGGCAAAATGTTTGTCGATAACCACGACTTCGCCTTCAGCCATCTTTGTTCCGTTGACAATGATATCAACAGGCTCGCCGGCCATTCTATCGAATTCGATAATCGAGCCGCGTTTCATGTCGAGAATTCGTCGAATCTCGATGTTCGTCCGGCCAAGCTCAACGGAGACAGACAGATTGATTCCCATAATCAGGTCAAGCTTCTTGTCCCGATCGCCCGCGCCGGGTTCCGTTGTCTGATCCAACGGCTGGAAACTTGCCTTCTGCATTTCCACATCACCTGTGGAATAAGGAAACAGACGGGCTTCACCCTCCGTTTGCTCATTCGCCTTCTCAGCTTCCTGTTGGCGCGGAGGAAACTTCAGGATTTCTTCATCCTTAATTTGATCCATGTTGACCTTCTTCCTGATTAGTGGTATCTGATAGTATTTGAGTTAACTTCACTGCCGCCCGTCCGTTGGAGATTCCCGGCTTTCCGAGAGCACGCGTTGTGCCGTCAAGTTCGATGCGAAGATCGCTTGTCGTCGTTGTATCGGTGAGCAACACGTCGCCGGGCTCCAAATTCATCAATTGCTGCACTGTAAGTGTCGTGTCGCCAAGCATGCACACGAGGGGAAGCCTTGTGGTTTCCAATGTCTTCATAACGACGACGCGGGATTCGGTATGGCCGGGACTCGAATCCACGCCGGCAGAGTGTTGCACGTGGAGTTTGGCAAGAATATCTTCAAAAGCAAAGGTTGGAAGGCAGATGTTCATAGTATACGGCTGCCCGTCGATAGTCAGTTCGAACGATACAACGAGAACAATCTCACTTGTCGGAGCGATCTGAAGAAAGTCGCCTTCGGTCTCATAGCGTTCCAACTCGAATTTCCGGTCGATGATTGTCGCCCAGGCACGATCCATATCGGCAAGAGCACGGAGAACAATTCCGCGGGTAATGTTCTGTTCAATCTTCGTGATGGAGCGGGGAGGCAAATTCGGATCGGCAGTTCCCCCAAGCATTCGTGCTATAACGGCAAGGACCAGTGATGGACTCAATTCCAAAACGCCCTGTGCCTCGGATTCGCCCATCCGAAAAACATACAGGCAACTCGGCTTTGTCGTGGATGCAAGATATTGCGAGTAGAACATCTGCTGCACATCCGTCACACTGACCGAGACCCGGGCTTGCAGGCTTGACAGCAGGTAAGAGCCGAACGCCTCCGCAAATGTTGTATACACGGCATTCAACGCTTGCAACTGTCGTTTCGAAATCCGGTTCGGAATCTGGAAGTCGAAAGGAAGGATTTCGCGGTCAGTTCCGGGATTTGCATCCGTCGCCTCGTCTCCCTTCTTCATTCCCGAAAGAAGACTGTCAATTTCCTGTTGTGAGAGTATGCCCGCCATTGTGCTGTTTCTTATTGGATGATATATTTACTGAAGTACACACTCTGAAGCGTTCCATGATCCACGAGATTTGCGACCTTACCGGCGATCTCTTCGCGCAGACTCTCACGCTTCGAGACATCAATCAACTGATCCATCGTTTTGCTTGTGAGTATCGAGTTGAGAGCATCACGTACAGCCATCTCCTTTTTCTCCAGACTCTTCAACGCGTCGTTGCTGCTCAAGTCGAATGCTATCGTTGTAAGGAGGTAGCGTTGGCCGTTTGTTGCGGCCGGATTGATGATGAGATCCTTAACCGCATAGATATGCTGCTCTTTCGATTCCTTTTTGTCGGTTTTCGCGGCTTCCTGTTCGTGACCTGATTGCTCCACGGCGGGTTCAGTCTGGTTTTGTGCCGCAACCGGAACGACGAACTTTGCAACCAGAAAATAGACAACGACAAACTGCACAAGGAAAACAGGAATGCCGAATATCAGTATCCTCTTGCCGAGGCCGTCCTTTTTGCTTTCGGGTGTTTCTGCGGGTTGTTCAGGTGTGGGTTTCTCGTCTGCCATGATAGTTCTTCGTTATTGAATATTTCTGCAAGCAGAGAGGTCAAACCGTATGCCATCGGCATCTTTTTGAAAATCTTTAGTGTAGCGTCAGATTGTGGAGATTTAGGCAGGATTTGCGCGAGAGGAAATGGCAAGAGGGTTCCTTGGTGGCTATTATCGGCCACGTGGAGATTTTAGCACACCGAATGCGAAACTTGAAGAACCCGGTGGGCAACAGGCTACGCGATAACACGTAGGAGGGCTACTGCAACTCGCCAAAGTTGCTCAACACCATCAGGATCAATAAATTCCGGAGCGACCTAACGGCCGCCCCGGATTCTCATAATTAGCGCTTCAAATTCACCGTCTCTTGAAGAATCTCATCCGTCGTCGTGATAATCCGCGCAT includes:
- the fliP gene encoding flagellar type III secretion system pore protein FliP (The bacterial flagellar biogenesis protein FliP forms a type III secretion system (T3SS)-type pore required for flagellar assembly.) gives rise to the protein MTRRLLLMVLACVVLAGALYAQNKPMPLPKLSVEVGKTANPEDVSITLQILFLMTILSLAPALLILTTAFTRIIVVFHFLKQAMGTTQMPPSQVLIGLALFLTFFVMAPTWNKVNDSALQPYFQKKITLEEAYDKGVEPIREFMFKQTREEDLGLFLRLSNLDKPKSREEVPTYALVPAYAISELRVGFQIGFMLFIPFIIIDMVVASILMSMGMMMLPPAMISMPFKILLFVLIDGWHLVVKSLMQSFQ
- the fliM gene encoding flagellar motor switch protein FliM, whose protein sequence is MAGILSQQEIDSLLSGMKKGDEATDANPGTDREILPFDFQIPNRISKRQLQALNAVYTTFAEAFGSYLLSSLQARVSVSVTDVQQMFYSQYLASTTKPSCLYVFRMGESEAQGVLELSPSLVLAVIARMLGGTADPNLPPRSITKIEQNITRGIVLRALADMDRAWATIIDRKFELERYETEGDFLQIAPTSEIVLVVSFELTIDGQPYTMNICLPTFAFEDILAKLHVQHSAGVDSSPGHTESRVVVMKTLETTRLPLVCMLGDTTLTVQQLMNLEPGDVLLTDTTTTSDLRIELDGTTRALGKPGISNGRAAVKLTQILSDTTNQEEGQHGSN
- a CDS encoding flagellar biosynthetic protein FliO, whose amino-acid sequence is MVKSLLSLGAVILLMIGVVVVMKKYMYGRQSSSSQIVEMKVIGTLMIQPKRSVSVIKVMDKVLVIGVSEEGMHSLGEISDATSLSQIDERLAGESAQGGWFTRKPSQSTSVSFADALKAQISKVAAKGV
- a CDS encoding flagellar basal body-associated FliL family protein, with amino-acid sequence MADEKPTPEQPAETPESKKDGLGKRILIFGIPVFLVQFVVVYFLVAKFVVPVAAQNQTEPAVEQSGHEQEAAKTDKKESKEQHIYAVKDLIINPAATNGQRYLLTTIAFDLSSNDALKSLEKKEMAVRDALNSILTSKTMDQLIDVSKRESLREEIAGKVANLVDHGTLQSVYFSKYIIQ
- the fliN gene encoding flagellar motor switch protein FliN; this encodes MDQIKDEEILKFPPRQQEAEKANEQTEGEARLFPYSTGDVEMQKASFQPLDQTTEPGAGDRDKKLDLIMGINLSVSVELGRTNIEIRRILDMKRGSIIEFDRMAGEPVDIIVNGTKMAEGEVVVIDKHFAIRVTSLVGTAERIKGLGS